A single window of Mustela erminea isolate mMusErm1 chromosome 4, mMusErm1.Pri, whole genome shotgun sequence DNA harbors:
- the PPP1R3G gene encoding protein phosphatase 1 regulatory subunit 3G: MDPQGTLSLEKQGPALLAEPPPAEGLPAPAVLCAGSGGDGGGGGSSEAPSLDAEPLSAEEEAAPREQEEPWECRRRLPRSFSLPADPILEAAKLLQQRQQLGLALDPQGGEGAEGAPHSPGGCCAKCKKRVQFADALGLSLASVKHFNEAEEPQVPPAVLSRLRSFPMRAQDLEQLPGLLAAAAAAAPLSAPPPRLRPLFELPGPGAAAERLRRQRVCLERVQCSAPSGAEVTGSGRVLGCPGPRTVAVRYTFTEWRSFLDVPAELRPEPVEPQPAEASSGEPADAGEEPGAERFHFSLFLPPGLQPQEGEDAPGAAVHFAVCYRCAQGEFWDNNAGANYTLRYVRPSDAL; the protein is encoded by the coding sequence ATGGATCCCCAGGGGACGCTAAGTTTGGAGAAACAGGGACCCGCGCTCTTGGCAGAGCCCCCGCCGGCCGAGGGGCTGCCCGCCCCGGCGGTCCTCTGTGCGGGGAGTGGCGGGGAcggtggcggcggcggctcctCGGAGGCCCCGAGCCTGGACGCTGAGCCCTTGTCCGCGGAGGAAGAGGCTGCCCCCCGGGAGCAGGAGGAGCCGTGGGAgtgccgccgccgcctcccgcgtTCCTTCTCGCTGCCCGCGGACCCGATCTTGGAGGCAGCCAAGTTGCTGCAGCAGCGACAGCAGCTTGGCCTGGCGCTGGACCCGCAGGGCGGTGAGGGGGCCGAGGGCGCGCCGCACAGCCCCGGCGGCTGCTGCGCCAAGTGCAAGAAGCGGGTGCAGTTCGCCGACGCGCTGGGGCTGAGCCTGGCCAGCGTGAAGCACTTCAACGAGGCGGAGGAGCCGCAGGTGCCTCCCGCCGTGCTCTCCCGCCTCCGCAGCTTCCCCATGCGCGCCCAAGACCTAGAGCAGCTCCCGGGCCTCCTGGCCGCGGCGGCAGCGGCCGCGCCCCTCTCCGCGCCACCTCCCCGGCTTCGGCCTCTTTTCGAGCTTCCCGGGCCGGGCGCAGCCGCCGAGCGTCTGCGGCGGCAGCGTGTGTGCCTGGAGCGCGTGCAGTGCTCGGCGCCCTCAGGCGCAGAGGTGACGGGCTCTGGCCGGGTGCTCGGCTGCCCCGGGCCGAGAACCGTGGCGGTGCGCTACACCTTCACCGAGTGGCGCTCCTTTCTGGACGTGCCCGCCGAGCTACGGCCCGAGCCGGTGGAGCCACAGCCGGCAGAAGCGTCGTCGGGGGAGCCCGCGGACGCCGGGGAGGAGCCGGGAGCCGAGCGCTTCCACTTCTCGCTTTTCCTGCCCCCGGGTCTACAGCCCCAGGAGGGGGAAGACGCGCCGGGGGCCGCGGTCCACTTCGCCGTCTGCTACCGCTGCGCCCAGGGCGAGTTCTGGGACAACAACGCGGGGGCCAACTACACGCTGCGCTATGTGCGCCCTTCCGACGCGCTCTGA